The Macaca nemestrina isolate mMacNem1 unplaced genomic scaffold, mMacNem.hap1 Scaffold_82, whole genome shotgun sequence genome contains a region encoding:
- the LOC139361648 gene encoding disco-interacting protein 2 homolog C-like isoform X8 — protein sequence MDAYTPPDTSYGSEDEGSVQVDSQGAPTSSQGSIKVEHWISQAIHGSTTSTTSSSSTQSGGSRAAHRLADVMAQTPMDNHSAPPDVTTYTSEHSIQMERPQGSTGSRTAPKYCNAELMETGDALFIIAQTWRQRRNQNVLH from the exons ATACCTCTTATGGCTCAGAAGATGAAGGCTCAGTGCAGGTGGACTCCCAGGGCGCCCCgacctccagccagggcagcatcaaAGTGGAGCACTGGATCAGTCAGGCCATCCACGGCTCCACCACGTCCACCACCTCCTCGTCCTCCACGCAGAGCGGGGGCAGCAGAGCTGCCCACAGGCTAGCGGATGTCATGGCCCAGACCCCCATGG ataatcATTCTGCACCTCCTGACGTAACCACGTACACCTCAGAGCACTCCATACAGATGGAGCGACCACAGGGTTCCACGGGGTCCCGGACAGCGCCCAAGTACTGCAACGCCGAGCTCATGGAGACCGGGGATG ctttattcataattgctcaaacttggaggcaacgaagaaaccaaaatgttcttcactag
- the LOC139361648 gene encoding disco-interacting protein 2 homolog C-like isoform X7, with translation MDAYTPPDTSYGSEDEGSVQVDSQGAPTSSQGSIKVEHWISQAIHGSTTSTTSSSSTQSGGSRAAHRLADVMAQTPMDNHSAPPDVTTYTSEHSIQMERPQGSTGSRTAPKYCNAELMETGDDTISRLFSLHFLASPREYAG, from the exons ATACCTCTTATGGCTCAGAAGATGAAGGCTCAGTGCAGGTGGACTCCCAGGGCGCCCCgacctccagccagggcagcatcaaAGTGGAGCACTGGATCAGTCAGGCCATCCACGGCTCCACCACGTCCACCACCTCCTCGTCCTCCACGCAGAGCGGGGGCAGCAGAGCTGCCCACAGGCTAGCGGATGTCATGGCCCAGACCCCCATGG ataatcATTCTGCACCTCCTGACGTAACCACGTACACCTCAGAGCACTCCATACAGATGGAGCGACCACAGGGTTCCACGGGGTCCCGGACAGCGCCCAAGTACTGCAACGCCGAGCTCATGGAGACCGGGGATG ataccatttctagattgttttctctacatttccttgcaagtccgagagagtatgctggttag
- the LOC139361648 gene encoding disco-interacting protein 2 homolog C-like isoform X6, translating to MDAYTPPDTSYGSEDEGSVQVDSQGAPTSSQGSIKVEHWISQAIHGSTTSTTSSSSTQSGGSRAAHRLADVMAQTPMDNHSAPPDVTTYTSEHSIQMERPQGSTGSRTAPKYCNAELMETGDGTTSHALCPWILRTTSQVGVHPLRY from the exons ATACCTCTTATGGCTCAGAAGATGAAGGCTCAGTGCAGGTGGACTCCCAGGGCGCCCCgacctccagccagggcagcatcaaAGTGGAGCACTGGATCAGTCAGGCCATCCACGGCTCCACCACGTCCACCACCTCCTCGTCCTCCACGCAGAGCGGGGGCAGCAGAGCTGCCCACAGGCTAGCGGATGTCATGGCCCAGACCCCCATGG ataatcATTCTGCACCTCCTGACGTAACCACGTACACCTCAGAGCACTCCATACAGATGGAGCGACCACAGGGTTCCACGGGGTCCCGGACAGCGCCCAAGTACTGCAACGCCGAGCTCATGGAGACCGGGGATG gaacaacatcccatgctctctgtccctggatattaagaacaacatcacaggtaggtgtacaccccctgcggtattag
- the LOC139361648 gene encoding disco-interacting protein 2 homolog C-like isoform X5: MDAYTPPDTSYGSEDEGSVQVDSQGAPTSSQGSIKVEHWISQAIHGSTTSTTSSSSTQSGGSRAAHRLADVMAQTPMDNHSAPPDVTTYTSEHSIQMERPQGSTGSRTAPKYCNAELMETGDDCFLYISLQVRESMLVSSVSNALPLSLSVKKCRN, from the exons ATACCTCTTATGGCTCAGAAGATGAAGGCTCAGTGCAGGTGGACTCCCAGGGCGCCCCgacctccagccagggcagcatcaaAGTGGAGCACTGGATCAGTCAGGCCATCCACGGCTCCACCACGTCCACCACCTCCTCGTCCTCCACGCAGAGCGGGGGCAGCAGAGCTGCCCACAGGCTAGCGGATGTCATGGCCCAGACCCCCATGG ataatcATTCTGCACCTCCTGACGTAACCACGTACACCTCAGAGCACTCCATACAGATGGAGCGACCACAGGGTTCCACGGGGTCCCGGACAGCGCCCAAGTACTGCAACGCCGAGCTCATGGAGACCGGGGATG attgttttctctacatttccttgcaagtccgagagagtatgctggttagtagtgtgtccaatgcactacctctgtccttgtcagtaaagaaatgtagaaattga